A genomic segment from Mycosarcoma maydis chromosome 13, whole genome shotgun sequence encodes:
- a CDS encoding uncharacterized protein (related to spliceosome-associated protein SAP-49), with amino-acid sequence MSRPPELDRNQDATCYIGNIDDRANDAIVWELMIQAGPLVNLHLPKDRITQSHQGYAFAEFQTEQDADYACKVMNGLKLYGKPIRVNKASNDRKPIDIGANLFVGSLDPAVDERLLYETFSAFGGIIGLPKIARDPTSGEPKGFAFVSFDSFEAADAAIEALNGQFLLNKNITVDYAIKKDSKNGERHGTAAERLLAAQARKNNALPTQPYPQRPVGAPYAQPPGAASVAPPNGNSQGAWSAYAQHQQQPQAAYPLAAAPQPPQQASHLAPAYPQNPPIHMSPGGPLAYPPYQY; translated from the coding sequence ATGTCGCGCCCGcccgagctcgatcgcaaCCAGGATGCCACCTGCTACATTGGCAACATTGACGATCGTGCCAACGATGCCATCGTATGGGAGCTCATGATCCAAGCCGGTCCTTTGGTCAACCTCCACCTCCCCAAGGATCGCATCACCCAATCCCACCAAGGATACGCCTTTGCAGAGTTCCAGACCGAACAGGACGCCGACTACGCATGCAAGGTCATGAATGGTCTTAAGCTCTATGGTAAACCTATTCGCGTCAACAAAGCTTCCAACGACCGCAAGCCGATTGATATTGGCGCAAATCTCTTTGTCGGTAGTCTAGACCCTGCAGTAGATGAGCGTCTGTTGTACGAGACTTTCTCGGCTTTCGGTGGCATCATTGGTCTACCCAAGATCGCCAGGGACCCAACGAGTGGCGAGCCCAAAGGATTTGCTTTCGTGTCTTTCGACAGCTTCGAGGCTGCAGATGCggccatcgaggcgctcaatGGTCAATTCCTGCTCAACAAAAACATTACTGTCGACTACGCCATCAAAAAAGACAGCAAAAATGGCGAGAGACACGGCACTGCTGCCGAGAggctgctcgctgctcaagcgcGCAAAAACAATGCTCTGCCCACACAGCCCTATCCGCAGCGGCCGGTAGGCGCTCCCTATGCCCAACCGCCGGGCGCTGCCTCAGTGGCTCCTCCCAACGGCAATTCTCAAGGTGCATGGAGCGCATATGCACAACATCAACAACAGCCGCAGGCTGCGTATCCTCTAGCAGCCGCACCGCAGCCACCACAGCAGGCGTCACATCTCGCCCCAGCATACCCACAAAACCCTCCCATCCATATGAGCCCAGGCGGTCCACTTGCGTACCCGCCTTATCAATATTGA
- a CDS encoding uncharacterized protein (related to Monocarboxylate transporter), which translates to MSSPNRSTRTEEQSGFHSSEPAIPALQHDQPHFAAHRTAQYINHEKTAVTPTHTEDETDLEATTSQAGMSLKTEQDLGEAVVKAQAQDANIYFPEGGFKAWLCVFGGWNCTFITFGYLNAYGIFQDYYQQTTLSHKSPSQISWIGAFQYFLMFAPAIFSGRLFDLGFFRPVFAVGCLLLVFSQMMVSLCSDYYQLFLAQGVGLGLGFGLVFNLAINCPAHYFNRRRGLAMGVVASGSSTGGIIFPIIVRRLIPQIGYGWTMRVVGFFALFAVTVAWFSLSTRLPPSIDVYDKSKGGWKQVQWTQFSAFRNPAYTFFVIGASFVMFGLYMPLSFMDVWSSSNNLPANGYYLPILNAASSFGRVLPGFVADKVGRINTVLPHLAVSGILIFIFPLCTNLGGLVVFSILYGFTSGCYVSLIPACSSQLGSTSTVGTRNGMMFFLMSFGGLFGLPIAGAILGQVQHPDWWATVGYSGVMVVIGTACIAAAKWHAVGSIRGKI; encoded by the coding sequence ATGTCGTCGCCAAATCGATCTACTCGCACAGAAGAACAGTCCGGCTTTCATTCGAGCGAGCCGGCGATACCAGCGCTTCAGCATGATCAGCCACACTTCGCTGCTCACCGCACCGCCCAGTACATCAACCATGAAAAGACGGCCGTCACGCCCACGCATACAGAGGACGAAACCGATCTCGAGGCTACCACATCCCAAGCTGGCATGTCACTAAAGACAGAACAGGACCTTGGCGAAGCGGTGGTGAAagcacaagctcaagatgcaAACATCTATTTCCCAGAAGGCGGATTCAAAGCATGGCTCTGTGTATTCGGCGGATGGAACTGCACGTTCATCACGTTTGGCTACCTCAACGCCTACGGTATCTTCCAAGACTACTACCAGCAGACGACACTTTCGCACAAGTCGCCAAGTCAGATTTCGTGGATCGGAGCATTCCAGTACTTCCTCATGTTTGCACCCGCCATTTTTTCTGGTCGACTCTTCGATCTGGGCTTTTTTCGACCAGTCTTTGCGGTGGGGTGCCTACTTCTCGTCTTTTCGCAGATGATGGTCAGCTTGTGTAGCGACTATTATCAGTTATTCCTCGCTCAGGGCGTTGGACTGGGACTCGGTTTTGGCCTTGTCTTCAACTTGGCTATCAACTGTCCCGCCCACTACTTCAATCGTCGACGTGGACTGGCAATGGGTGTCGTCGCATCCGGCTCATCCACGGGCGGCATTATCTTCCCGATCATAGTTCGGCGGCTCATTCCGCAGATTGGTTATGGCTGGACGATGCGCGTCGTCGGCTTCTTCGCCTTGTTTGCGGTCACTGTCGCGTGGTTCTCGCTCTCGACAAGACTGCCCCCTTCGATCGATGTATACGACAAGTCAAAGGGCGGATGGAAGCAGGTGCAGTGGACGCAATTTTCTGCGTTCCGCAATCCAGCCTACACATTTTTCGTCATCGGCGCATCGTTTGTCATGTTTGGCCTGTACATGCCACTGTCGTTCATGGACGTCTGGTCTTCGAGCAACAATCTTCCCGCCAACGGCTACTATCTGCCCATCCTCAATGCCGCCTCTTCCTTCGGTCGGGTACTTCCTGGCTTTGTGGCGGACAAGGTGGGCCGCATTAACACTGTTTTACCTCACCTGGCAGTTTCGGGCATCCTCATTTTCATCTTTCCTCTGTGCACCAATCTAGGTGGACTGGTCGTATTTTCCATCTTGTACGGGTTCACCTCAGGCTGCTACGTCTCGCTCATCCCGGCCTGCTCTTCGCAGCTTGGAAGTACAAGCACCGTGGGCACAAGGAACGGAATGATGTTCTTCCTCATGTCCTTTGGTGGTCTCTTTGGATTACCCATCGCAGGTGCCATCTTGGGCCAAGTCCAGCATCCCGACTGGTGGGCAACAGTAGGTTATTCGGGCGTCATGGTGGTCATTGGCACTGCCTGCATTGCCGCCGCTAAATGGCATGCGGTCGGCAGCATCCGGGGTAAGATTTGA